From a single Chitinophaga sp. Cy-1792 genomic region:
- a CDS encoding phage tail protein: MATEPFLGEIMIVSFNFAPRNWALCNGQTLSIQQYAALFSLLGTTYGGDGKTTFQLPDFRGRAPVHRGTSFNAGIPTGNVANTLTNAQLPLHTHTLKGNIIMPAGNVATTTSPVASVPVSNALPAFSAGMDEQMKPVAAADLLDMNPAYTLNTGNANGYNNMMPYLVLNYVIALTGAFPNRS, encoded by the coding sequence ATGGCCACAGAACCATTTCTAGGCGAAATAATGATCGTGTCTTTCAACTTTGCCCCCAGAAATTGGGCCCTATGCAACGGGCAGACATTATCTATCCAGCAATACGCCGCACTTTTTTCATTGCTGGGAACTACTTATGGTGGGGATGGAAAAACTACTTTTCAGCTGCCCGATTTTCGTGGCAGGGCCCCTGTTCATAGGGGAACATCATTTAACGCAGGAATTCCCACAGGTAATGTTGCCAATACCCTGACCAACGCACAGTTACCGTTACATACGCACACCCTGAAAGGAAATATTATCATGCCTGCAGGCAATGTTGCAACTACTACTTCACCCGTTGCCAGCGTACCTGTCAGTAATGCCTTGCCGGCCTTCAGTGCAGGTATGGACGAGCAGATGAAACCTGTAGCAGCAGCTGACCTCCTGGATATGAATCCTGCATATACCTTAAATACAGGGAATGCCAATGGATACAATAATATGATGCCATACCTGGTCCTTAATTACGTCATTGCGCTTACAGGAGCATTTCCTAACAGATCTTAA
- a CDS encoding phage tail protein, giving the protein MSFEPYLGEIMMVGYNPGYVPVGWLPCDGQIVSIQQYPALFSLLGISYGGDGKTNFALPNLMDATVIGQGQGLGLTERLLGDKGGSLTTTLTIDNLPYHTHTFSAKAMSLPVGDVATTASPANAYFGSIATGNAYGAPVGGIGGMDLVNNMALENTGSSQVMVNNVQPSLGTFFLIAIVGDFPTSL; this is encoded by the coding sequence ATGTCTTTTGAGCCTTATCTCGGAGAGATAATGATGGTGGGATACAATCCTGGTTATGTACCCGTTGGCTGGTTACCTTGTGATGGACAAATAGTCTCTATTCAGCAGTATCCGGCATTGTTTAGCCTGTTGGGTATTTCCTACGGCGGAGATGGCAAAACAAACTTTGCATTACCTAATCTGATGGATGCAACAGTGATTGGCCAGGGGCAAGGGCTTGGCCTGACGGAACGTCTGCTTGGAGACAAAGGAGGAAGCCTGACGACTACATTGACTATTGATAATCTGCCGTACCATACACATACTTTTTCTGCCAAAGCCATGTCACTTCCTGTGGGAGATGTGGCTACCACTGCCAGCCCGGCTAATGCCTATTTTGGTAGCATAGCCACAGGTAACGCTTATGGTGCACCGGTAGGAGGAATAGGTGGGATGGACCTTGTCAATAACATGGCATTGGAGAACACAGGTTCTTCGCAGGTCATGGTAAATAACGTCCAGCCAAGTCTGGGAACCTTTTTTTTAATCGCAA